Proteins from a genomic interval of uncultured Flavobacterium sp.:
- a CDS encoding RagB/SusD family nutrient uptake outer membrane protein yields MRKIKYILIVLSGVLTITSCDSGELELTNPNTLSPETFFKTEAQVQSSVNASYAGLQTRGLYGRNFSFAMDLMAHDALGNPQLEGNKKPFQDFSFNGGNDIIQYYWEACYIGISRANFVLDNEPKINALPNSVLSQEKKNKYLGEAHFLRAYYYFLLVKRFGNLPIYKTGTIVGKGRSPKAEVYGLIEEDLVFASKNLLPRATEAAGRANKEAAYAYLGKVLLYEKKYDEALTAFNSVTGFSLEDKGSFYNNFMAETEHGKESIFEIEFDEKNGTGDQWGAAGDSQGTGFEESTLRGQEYGNLSWYNVYPSDDLLDSYEVGDNRFGDTFYVPGSTYLKGTKVMLASNFTTSAGIRRAGWKKYQNYYIREDEATRSSINFKVMRYADILLMKAECENQKAGGSQTAAIAYIKEVRDRAGLITNITPTKDAVFTAIVHERKVEFAGEQSRFDDIIRWGIANTELQGTGFAAGKSELWPIPNRETSSNPNIKPSDNNPGY; encoded by the coding sequence ATGAGAAAAATAAAATATATACTTATAGTTCTGTCCGGAGTTTTAACTATAACTTCATGTGACAGTGGTGAATTAGAATTGACTAATCCCAACACTTTATCACCTGAAACCTTCTTTAAAACCGAAGCACAGGTGCAGTCATCTGTAAATGCATCCTATGCAGGTCTACAGACAAGAGGACTTTATGGGAGAAATTTTTCTTTTGCGATGGATCTTATGGCTCATGATGCTTTAGGAAATCCACAATTAGAAGGAAACAAAAAACCATTTCAGGATTTTTCTTTTAATGGAGGAAATGATATTATTCAATATTATTGGGAAGCCTGTTACATAGGAATATCGAGAGCTAATTTTGTGCTGGATAATGAACCGAAAATAAATGCTCTTCCTAATTCTGTTTTATCACAGGAGAAAAAGAACAAATATTTAGGAGAAGCTCATTTTTTAAGAGCCTATTATTATTTTCTTTTAGTGAAACGATTTGGAAATTTACCAATTTATAAAACAGGGACTATTGTTGGCAAAGGAAGAAGCCCTAAAGCAGAAGTTTATGGCTTGATTGAAGAGGATCTTGTATTTGCGTCTAAAAATCTTTTGCCAAGAGCAACAGAAGCAGCGGGAAGAGCTAATAAAGAAGCTGCTTATGCCTATTTGGGAAAAGTATTGTTATACGAAAAGAAATATGATGAAGCCTTGACCGCTTTTAATAGCGTTACCGGATTCAGTCTTGAGGATAAAGGCAGTTTTTACAACAACTTTATGGCAGAAACAGAACACGGTAAAGAATCAATTTTTGAGATTGAGTTTGACGAAAAAAATGGAACAGGTGATCAATGGGGTGCAGCTGGTGATAGCCAGGGAACTGGTTTTGAAGAGTCTACGCTTAGAGGACAGGAATATGGTAACCTAAGCTGGTATAACGTGTATCCGTCAGACGATTTGTTAGATTCGTATGAAGTAGGCGATAACCGTTTTGGAGATACTTTTTATGTACCAGGCTCAACCTATTTGAAAGGAACCAAAGTAATGCTGGCAAGTAATTTTACTACCTCTGCAGGTATTAGAAGAGCGGGTTGGAAAAAATATCAAAACTATTACATAAGAGAAGATGAAGCGACACGCTCAAGTATTAACTTCAAGGTGATGCGTTACGCAGATATACTGCTTATGAAAGCCGAATGTGAAAACCAAAAAGCAGGAGGTTCACAAACAGCAGCAATTGCATATATCAAAGAAGTTAGAGATCGTGCAGGTTTAATAACTAACATTACACCTACAAAAGATGCTGTTTTTACTGCAATTGTGCATGAGCGTAAAGTAGAGTTTGCTGGCGAGCAAAGCCGTTTTGATGATATTATCAGATGGGGTATTGCAAATACCGAACTGCAAGGAACAGGTTTTGCTGCTGGTAAGAGCGAGTTATGGCCAATACCTAACAGAGAAACATCTTCAAATCCTAATATAAAACCAAGTGATAATAATCCTGGTTACTAG
- a CDS encoding MFS transporter, which translates to MSKTSQKLSVLEKIGYGLGDFAANLIFQTLLTFLAFFYTDVYKIPAGTASFIIFTGGFIGAFFNIIMGVIADRTQTQWGKFRPWILWTALPFGIAAVLSFLTPDFGIDGKIIYALLTYFFLVLLYSANNLPYVALSGVLTGDMKERNSLSSYRFVAVMVAQFIIQSLLLPLVLILGNGDKAVGFKNTMILFAFIGVICFLVTFFTTKERIIPAKNQESSIKQDFIDLSKNGPWLVMLLVTILVFITLSLKGGMYVFYFKYYLDPDALTVFLSDIGFTAFIDRLNHSLTAMGFVDFQWPKDAPTSAFSLFNAGGIIFMIFGIMFSKPLADSFGKRNIYIAFIFLSAISLLLFNFYNRTAIAMVFLTQLLHGFIYGITIPLLWAMIADVADYSEWKNNRRATATVFSAMIFGLKFGISIGSALGAAFLSKYGYVAEEVNQVPAAVEGIKLCISIYPGFIFIISAVLLCFYVINKEMEVQIETDLKERREN; encoded by the coding sequence ATGAGTAAGACATCGCAAAAGCTTTCTGTATTAGAAAAAATAGGTTATGGTTTAGGTGATTTTGCAGCGAATTTGATTTTTCAGACTTTGCTGACTTTTTTAGCTTTCTTTTATACAGACGTTTATAAAATTCCTGCCGGAACAGCAAGTTTTATTATTTTTACGGGAGGTTTTATTGGTGCCTTTTTTAATATCATTATGGGGGTTATTGCTGATCGCACTCAAACCCAATGGGGAAAATTCAGACCCTGGATATTATGGACGGCTTTACCTTTTGGAATTGCCGCTGTGCTTTCGTTTTTAACTCCTGATTTTGGAATAGACGGCAAGATAATCTATGCTCTGTTAACTTACTTTTTTTTAGTGTTACTTTATTCAGCAAACAATTTACCTTATGTCGCTTTAAGCGGTGTTTTAACAGGTGACATGAAAGAGCGAAACAGTCTTTCCTCCTATCGTTTTGTCGCTGTAATGGTAGCTCAATTTATAATTCAATCGCTTTTATTGCCATTAGTTTTAATTTTAGGAAATGGCGATAAAGCAGTTGGCTTTAAAAATACAATGATACTATTTGCTTTTATTGGGGTAATTTGCTTTCTGGTTACTTTTTTTACTACCAAAGAAAGAATCATTCCTGCAAAGAATCAGGAATCTTCAATTAAGCAGGATTTTATCGATTTGTCTAAAAACGGACCTTGGCTGGTTATGCTTTTGGTTACTATTCTTGTATTTATAACCTTGTCTTTAAAGGGTGGTATGTATGTTTTTTACTTTAAATATTATTTAGATCCGGATGCGCTAACTGTTTTTTTGAGCGATATTGGTTTTACAGCATTTATTGACAGACTGAATCACTCTTTAACCGCAATGGGATTTGTAGATTTTCAGTGGCCAAAAGATGCTCCCACGTCTGCATTTAGCCTTTTTAATGCCGGAGGAATTATTTTTATGATTTTTGGAATTATGTTTTCAAAACCTCTTGCAGATTCTTTTGGTAAAAGAAATATTTACATCGCTTTTATTTTTTTATCTGCTATTAGTTTGCTGCTCTTTAATTTCTATAATAGAACGGCCATTGCAATGGTTTTTTTGACTCAATTACTACATGGATTTATTTACGGAATAACAATTCCTTTATTGTGGGCTATGATTGCTGATGTGGCTGATTACAGCGAATGGAAAAACAATCGAAGAGCGACTGCTACTGTTTTTTCGGCAATGATTTTCGGGCTAAAATTTGGAATAAGTATAGGCAGTGCATTAGGCGCAGCTTTTTTATCTAAATATGGTTATGTAGCCGAAGAAGTCAATCAGGTACCGGCAGCTGTAGAAGGAATAAAACTTTGTATCAGTATTTACCCCGGCTTTATATTTATTATAAGCGCAGTTCTGTTATGCTTTTATGTAATAAATAAAGAAATGGAAGTTCAAATTGAAACAGATTTAAAGGAAAGAAGAGAGAACTAG